DNA from Daucus carota subsp. sativus chromosome 1, DH1 v3.0, whole genome shotgun sequence:
TCACGGAGCGGAGGTTATGGAGATATCTGACGAGGATGAAGCAGAAACAAATATGGTGTTTATGGGGATCGATCAACCGTGTATGGGACGACGCAGGAGAAGCCAAGACAGTTGCAGCCGCTCGGATGCAATGCAAGGAAGCGGGTATGGGGAGGAAGATGATTAGGGTTTATATAATCTTAATTAGTCTTTCTCAAGTTTTATCAAGTAGATTTTAGTAGATAAAGTTACTTCTAGTTCATACCCCAAGGTATATCCTATCTTCTTGTGGGATCTTTTTATGGATTTTTAAGTTTCTTTTTTCAGGGCCTAAGACATGCCTAAGACATGTGAAGTTTGTAATTGGTTGGCCATTAATATATCTATTtgcctttaaaaaaaatagtgagtATAAGTTAGCTAAAATTAATAGTGTATACGATGTGActttaaatcataatttaataaaaaaatctgaaacgttacttatattttaatatatctaaaattttaaattttaagatatatatatatatatatatatatatatatatttataacatgtatattaaaaaaattgtatatccatttatttatgtgtaaatattttattcGGGCAATTGGATGTgcgaaataataattaaaaatatgatttgtaAGGCATATGTACACAGAAATATTCACATGTTAAATTTCCTTAAccacaataatattatttaaaaatgtttattataaaatttaaatatattatatttcaaataaaatttaaatttaaattttctcagttaaaaatatttataaattggtccaataaaagtttaaaaagatGTCAATTTTACGAGATTAAATTCACTCTCTTCTAATTCAAGcatcacttttttttatttaacatagGAACCCGCGGCCGCTACTCTTTGGGTGCGCACACAAATCCCCTCTTTAATCAGCTGGACTAACCCTTGCGGGTTTTAAACATCACTTTTGCGAGTGCAAATATCTAGTGAggtgaataatataatattaatacaaGTTAGCAACAAGTATGACTAATTTTTGGAAATCTCACAATGACTACCTATAATctactaaaaaaaattcaattattttagAGGCTGAAAGTAGATATAAAAAATCAactatctttttaattttctaatttttttatttacctaAGTAAATTTTTACGAATTTATACATTTATGAcaaactttaattttttatggtaaaattatacatgtaattaacaatgTAAAGCACGACGAgtcttaattttagttgtgttttttttttaaagtaatcatgttcttcagTAAAATTGTAATTAATTTCTAAACACTACTTTTTAGATATATACATCACACCTTTCATATAAAAAGCATACGATTCTTTAACAAAactgattgatgacatctaGCCAAATATGTCGATTGACCAATAAAACAGAGAGTAATATTGGAAGAACATAATGTTCTATTGtacgaacattaatcatgtcgggGCGTATAAACCCCAATCCATGCAAAGATATATTAGTGACTCCTTTCTCTAATTTCTTAGGATTGGTTGTCCGCAAAAATATCAATTTGGATCCATGAAATAACGGTTTATAACTATCCTTACTTGtgacaacttttattttttttaatactatataaatagGCTTCACTTAAAAGGTGCTTGAACCTAGCAAACAAATATTGCGGAAgtgttgcatgaataatattttcctgtatacaaagtaaaaacatataaaaattaaaaacaacaaacatgtccaacgaacaaaacaaatattataaaaagaataactaacaaacatatatcactaatagttaatttattggcCTTTTCATACATCAATAtaatgtcaagactatattcttctcccgtgtttggatttttcGACTTccacatccgacaaactcttactcttatcAGCCAATTATCTCTATCGCCATTCAAAACATCTAGCATAGTgaaactcattattgtattagatgaaGAAGATAAGTTAACACAAAGAAATTGTCCGACCTTAATTTATAGTGGTTGATTCGAGAAAAAACCggtttatcaaattattttttgtttttaatatacaCCTTTTCCAAAATTTGGTCATAGTTTAGGAAGAAAAGTAAGGCTTTTTTGGTATCAAAACAATTGAAAAgaagtttcaaattctgatttgatatttattaaggtgggcagtttttatttttgatatattgaaaaaagtAATTCTGAGACTTTCCTCCAATatattcgaaactaaaaaaagtactcttatttttgataattttaaaatttaaattataatttgaaactttctcccaataattttgatactaaaaaaggtagatagattttattttgatattttgaaaaagatagttttgaaacttgcttcaaatatatccaaaactaaaaagagtaatttttattttttatatttttcatctaaaaattccagaaaattagaataaaatggAGCTATCTGATAAGCGAAAACTCCACACCCCTCgcttcttttttatataattatattgatcGATGATGTTTGATTGATGACTCAGGACTCGAAATAGAAATCGTTTACACAAACAATATGGATGTGCATGGATTTAAATCACTGACGTGACAAATTTAGTGAAATGGAAACTGGGCCTAATGGGCTGAACTTGACCAAACTTTATATCAAGACCCAAAATGTAAAAGGATAAGTTTGATCTCCATTGTTGCATCAAGATAAGGAGATATGCAGGTCCTTCTTCATCCTGGTAATTCTTTCACTTTCTTAATTCCACCCTTACCCCTCAACAAGTTTATTATTTACAATTTAGCCCCTCCACCCTTCCCATTACCTTCATTCATCAAAACTAGAGCTTCGACTTCAACTTCAAGAACTGGGTTTTGTCAAAGTTTGTATTTTGTTACAAAATATGCAATTTCAAGAACTACTCATGTCTCATTTTGCTCAAAAGGTGAGATCTTGGAAGATTTTAGAGATACCCATTTGAGTGAAGACTTGAATTTTGAGAGGAATGGTGATGTTGAAGAGCTTGAATTGCAAAATAAGCCTTCTCCAATGCCTGTATTTGATGaagttgtggttgaggttgaaGATGAGCCTAAGAAGTTGGATAGAGAGGAGGTTTTAGAGCCTTTCCTGAGGTTTTTTAAGCCCAGGGATTTGGGTCAGAAAGTTAGTGATTTGGATGAGTTGGAAGTGAGTAGTGAGGAGAGTGAGAGTGATGATGTTGAGGAAGATGGGAATGAGGTTAGTGTTGAGTATTATGATCCGAAACCTGGTGATTTTGTTGTAGGTGTTGTGGTTTCGGGTAATGAGCATAAAATTGATGTGAATATAGGGGCTGATTTGTTGGGTACAATGTTGAAGAAAGATGTGCTTCCTTTGTTTGATAAGGAATTGGATAATTTGTTATGTGATATCGAGAATGATGCAGATACGTTTATGGTTAAAGGGAGGATGGGGATTGTGAAAAATGAGGATTCGACGAATGGTGATGTTGTTGGTCCTGGAAGGCCTGTTGTGGAACCTGGAACTGTTTTATTTGCCGAAGTTGTGGGAAGAACACTTAGTGGAAAACCATTGATTTCTTCAAGACGGTACTTTAGGCGTCTTGCATGGCATCGAGTTAGGCAGGTTCTTTTCTCTCTTATATATGTGCCTGATTCAGTTTTGTTGACTTCGATATTgtgtatattaatttatgaatGAATGTCGTTTTTCTTATTTGTATGAATTAATGTTGGTTTTAATATTTGCAACCCTGTAAAACAAGAGTTAATTGTCACATGCATTGTATAAAAATTGAATGGGGATTAAATATTTCACTTAacagaaatatataaaacttaaaCATTCCGATACTCtggtttttatttgatatagtAGTTCCGGATGGTGGATGGAAAAGGCCAAAGAGGTTAGTAATTTTTTGTAGTCTGTAGCGGTTGGCTGAAGGAGATGTGCAGGAAGTGAACTGTTTCTAAGACCTTAAAGTCCCACTTTGTTTGCCAGTGCATGCAgtaattcttttttatttttttttggtagCAAGTAGTGTTTAATGCATACATGATACATCTATATACATGCAAAAAGGTTAGGTTTTTGGGTTGCTCATCTGCCAATTTTGTGGTGTTGTATTGGGTTCATGTGTGTAGTTTACTTCATATTTGGAAAGGCATGTCTGATGGGTGATCATTCATTCATAAGTATTGTCTAATTAACCTCTCCGCAATGAGATAAGTTGTCCTCATGAGGGTCGATTTTAAATTTGCTTATGGTTAAAGAAATTAGTTAGGATTTCCAAGAAATGGAAagtattagagcaagtccaacagtgtcttaGTAGAaaccctaaatatataataaaatataatgtcctaGTGATCTTGGACGCCATACACATACATctattccaacaatatgccgTATCTTCATGCCTtaatacttaaatattaatatatttgaatacaaCTATATATAAGTCAAGTATGAAAAGGtgtgaaaagagagagaaagtgaaTATTTTTATGGATTAAAATAGTTCAGGACAAGTGTGGTAGTGccttataagagcaagtccaacagtgtcctagctgaagtcctaaatataatataaaaaattatgtcctagtagtttaggacatattctactaatttcaactccaacaatgtgctttattttctctatacgtgtaatattttattattaaaagttcactttcatcattaaaacataatataaagtagagagagaaagaggatgTTGTtaggaatttattataaaatatgggataggacaaggagagagagtgcctcaaaaatagggcttgaggggattgtcctagtgatataaggcatcactaggacattgttggagcaaacttttttatcaaatgccctaaattttaacttaggacatgatataaggcttctcttggacttgctctaaatgaGGCACATGTTGtgtgtcctagtgttttaaggcaccactaggacactgttggattaCATCTTTCTgtcaaatgccttaaattttaatGTAGGACACTAGTTTAgggcactgttggacttgctcttggaTGCTAAAAAACTATTAATGATAGAGCTTCTTTTCACATTAGTTAACTGTTACATATGACAAAAGGAAAATTCTTGAACATTTGTTTCATGTGCCACCATCCAAACGGAGACTTTTGTACTTGCTGATGGCGCTGTCCAGCTCGAATCAATTATGGAACCGCGATCCAATTCCCTCGTTTTGGGACACGATTCGTCTTCAACCCGTATCATAAGGGATCACGTTCCAGTTCACTAACTTCAGCGATCCACCTTTAACTTAGGTGATATAAAAAAAGGAAGATAATTTGACCCTAtcttgattataattatttttaaaaacatactTTAGTAAAAGAAATAAGAGAAGGAAGGAGCTAAGAAGATGATACAGATGAAAGAAAAGACACACGAGACATTC
Protein-coding regions in this window:
- the LOC108215957 gene encoding protein PIGMENT DEFECTIVE 338, chloroplastic — encoded protein: MQVLLHPGNSFTFLIPPLPLNKFIIYNLAPPPFPLPSFIKTRASTSTSRTGFCQSLYFVTKYAISRTTHVSFCSKGEILEDFRDTHLSEDLNFERNGDVEELELQNKPSPMPVFDEVVVEVEDEPKKLDREEVLEPFLRFFKPRDLGQKVSDLDELEVSSEESESDDVEEDGNEVSVEYYDPKPGDFVVGVVVSGNEHKIDVNIGADLLGTMLKKDVLPLFDKELDNLLCDIENDADTFMVKGRMGIVKNEDSTNGDVVGPGRPVVEPGTVLFAEVVGRTLSGKPLISSRRYFRRLAWHRVRQIKQFNEPIEVRITEWSSNGLLTRIEGLRAFLPKAELVNRTHTFTELKENVGRCINVQITRINESTNDLVLSEKEAWSLLHLKEGTLLDGTVKKIFPYGAQIRIGDSNRSGLLHISNITRERVTSVGDLLAVDEKVKALVIKSMFPGKISLSTAELESEPGLFVSNKERVFSEAEMMANKYRQKIPKVPAARDIEAFPDDTLPYEDEEKLFSNWTWFEFERDDKTSSSVPKNLKLR